The genome window GTTGCCGTCGGCGCCGCCGACGGTCGCGGCCGACGTGCGGGCCCAGCTGGACGCGCTGGTCTACCCGGGGTTCGTGGCCGCGTTCGGGCGACGTCGGCTGATCAACGTGCTGCGGTACGTGCAGGCGATCGAGCGTCGGCTGGAGAACGTGCGCCGGGATCCGGCGCGCGACCGCAGCTGGCAGGACCGGATCGCCGCGGTCACCGAGGTGTACCAGGACTGGCTGCGTCGGCTACCGCCGGAGCGGCGGTCGGACGACGCGGTGCGGGAGATCCGCTGGATGATCGAGGAGCTGCGGGTGAGCCTGTTCGCGCAGTCGCTCGGTACCGCGTACGCGATCTCCGAGCAGCGGATCTACAAGGCGATGGACGCGGCGGGCGGCGGAGTCGTGGCGTGACGGACGCTTGCCTTGACGTCGACGGAAATGTCTAGCGTTCGGTGTCGGAGGAGGTCGGGATGCGGATCGGTGAGCTGGCCTCGCGGGTCGGGACGACGACCCGGGCGCTTCGGCACTACGAGTCGCTCGGGCTGCTGTCGGCCGGGCGGACGTCCAACGGGTACCGGGAGTACTCGGCGGCCGACGTCCGGATCGTCGAGGAGATCCGGATGCTGGTCGGGATCGGGTTCGCGCTCGAGGAGACCCGGCCGTTCGTCGAGTGCCTGCGAGCCGGGTACGCGACCGGGGATTCCTGCCCGGCGTCGGTCGCCGTCTACCGGCGGAAGATCGCCGAGATCGACGACTGCGTGGCCGCGTTGGCGGCGGTGCGTTCACGGTTGGCGTCGGCGATGGACGGAGACTCGCTCGGTCCGGCGCCGCAGCCGATGTGCTCGCTGACCTTCTCCCTGACGAGGGAGGTCTGAATGGAAGCGGTGACCGACGAGACCTGGACCGACGAGGTCCTGCTGTCGGACGTGCCGGTGCTGGTGGACTTCTGGGCGGACTGGTGCGGACCGTGCCACCGGGTCCGGCCGGTGCTCGAATCGCTCGCGGCCGAGTGGGAGGGCCGGGTGCGGGTCGTGTCGCTCGACATCGACGTGAACCCGAACGTGACCAGGGACTACGGGGTGCTGGGAGCGCCGACGATGATCCTGTTCGAGGGCGGGGAGCCGGTGCGGACCGTGGTCGGGGCTCAGCCTCGCGGGCGGTTGGTGGCGCAGCTGGGGCTCTGAGAGGTCGGAGCCGCCGGGGTTCTACGTCGGCGGCTCCGGTTCCGAGCTACGGCCGGTCGAATTCCCCGCGCTTGATGCCGGCGAGGAAGGCGGACCAACCGGCGGCCGGGTAGCGCAGGACGGCGCCGCCCGGGTTCTTCGAGTCACGCACGCCGATGACCGACGGCGTCTCGGCGACCTCGACGCAGTTGATGCTGGCGCTGCGTCGGGACTTCCGCCACGACGACGGAGAGAATTCGCTGTTGAGCATAGTTATCCCTGGTGATTGGCTGGATGGCGGCAGACCGCGGTCGCGGGATCGGACCGGCGGCAGCGGCCGCGTTGTGCGCGGCCGAATCAGTGGTGCTCGGGTGGGCGGATCTCGTCGCGCACCGCGGCAATGAAGTCCATAGAGTTCTTCGGTGACAGAGCAATCGACCTGAGCTGGTCGAACATGCGCTGGTAGCGCTTCAGGTCGGCCGACCCCTCCAGGTAGATGTCACCGGTGTGCCCCTCGACGAAGACGATGCTCGAGGCGGGGCTCTCTTCAATCTCGACGATGCCGAAGGGACCGCGTAACGCGGGGTGTGCCCCGGCTTCGAAGTCGAGCACCTGAAGACCGATCTGGGAGCGTCCGGCGATCGTCAGGAGCGCGTCCAGCTGGTTGGCCAGAACGCTCCGGCCCCCGATGAGGCGACGGATCGCGGCCTCGTCGAGGATGAACGACACGTACGGCGGGTCGGAACGATCGAGGATCCGTTGACGGGTGACCCGCAGGGTCACCTGGTCTTCGATCTCCTCTTCGGTTCTCCTTTCACCCGTCCCCCGGATGAGCGCTCGTGCGTAGTCGGGCGTCTGCAGCAGGCCCGGGATGACCGCCGGCTGGTACTCGGCGATCGCGGTGGCTGCGGACTCCAACCCGATCAAGGTGCGGTAGGTCGCGCCGATGTCGTAACCCTGCCACCACGCGCGTTCCTTGCTCTCGCGGGCGAGAGTGAGCAGATGGTCCTGCTCGGCCGGAGACACCCGATAGAGGCGGCAGAGTTCGCGGACGTCACGGAGGACCGCTCCGCGTCGACCCGTCTCGATGCGACTGATCTTCGTCGGGGAGCAGGCGAGCTCCCTGGCGACCTCCTCGATCGTCAGTCCGGACGTACGCCGCAGAGCCCGCAGCCGTGCGGCGAGTTCACGCCGACGCAGCGTGGGGGTGCGTTCTCCCGCCATGGCTAATTGCCCTTTCGGCGCGCCGAAGGCGCGCGAAGAAATGGCACTTGCCATGGCCAGGCGGGGACGTTACCAGTCCGCCGACCACACGAGTCACAGTGGTATCGAGAGCCTCGTTCGTGTCGCAAAACGCGATTCACAATCCGGGATGGGAATCCCGTCACCCCAGGTAGGAGGGGCGTTTCTGGAGGTTTCTCGCTCTTGTGGTTCGAGTGATGGGTGGGGTTCGAAATAGCTGGCGTAAGTGCGATTTCTGTCGAGTCCACGACTCCGAATGGCACTTGCCCTCACCGTCCTGAGCGTGCCAGGATCTCACTGACTGTTATACGAGGGTAGCCAATGAGCCACCGAGGCGCCGTCAGGGGGACGGCCTCTCCCGTATTTGGAGCTTATTGGCTGCGTAAGTTTCGCTCGAAGCGGTTCGTGGTCGAGGGCCGCCGTAGTGCAGTGGAACCCACCAGGTGGACGGCATGGAGGGTGCCAGAATGAACACGGGGCCGCAGAACTGGCACGAAGAGTTACGTCCGCCTACTCCTGTCCTGCGTCGGGGTGCGTTCGCGGGCCGGCCGGTGCGTCCGGCGGTTGCGCGTCCGCTACCGACGACGGTGCTGTGGCGGTGGCGGTACGAGGCCGCGCTGCTGGGTGGCGCGCCGCTGTTCTGGTGGGGGTCGGTCCACGCGGTCGGCGGTCTGGTCGGCCTCAGCTTCGTCACTGCTCTCTTAGCCTTCGTCGCGCTGGTTCCGCCGCTGCGACGGTGGGCCTTCGCGGTCTTGTGGACGATCGTCACGCCGCACCGCATCCGGGTGGCGTGCGCGCAGGCCGGTCTGGTGTCGCACACCGGCAAGCTGCCCGCGGTTCTGGTCACCTGCCGG of Cryptosporangium phraense contains these proteins:
- a CDS encoding MerR family transcriptional regulator; the protein is MRIGELASRVGTTTRALRHYESLGLLSAGRTSNGYREYSAADVRIVEEIRMLVGIGFALEETRPFVECLRAGYATGDSCPASVAVYRRKIAEIDDCVAALAAVRSRLASAMDGDSLGPAPQPMCSLTFSLTREV
- the trxA gene encoding thioredoxin; the encoded protein is MEAVTDETWTDEVLLSDVPVLVDFWADWCGPCHRVRPVLESLAAEWEGRVRVVSLDIDVNPNVTRDYGVLGAPTMILFEGGEPVRTVVGAQPRGRLVAQLGL
- a CDS encoding DUF397 domain-containing protein, producing MLNSEFSPSSWRKSRRSASINCVEVAETPSVIGVRDSKNPGGAVLRYPAAGWSAFLAGIKRGEFDRP
- a CDS encoding helix-turn-helix domain-containing protein; translated protein: MAGERTPTLRRRELAARLRALRRTSGLTIEEVARELACSPTKISRIETGRRGAVLRDVRELCRLYRVSPAEQDHLLTLARESKERAWWQGYDIGATYRTLIGLESAATAIAEYQPAVIPGLLQTPDYARALIRGTGERRTEEEIEDQVTLRVTRQRILDRSDPPYVSFILDEAAIRRLIGGRSVLANQLDALLTIAGRSQIGLQVLDFEAGAHPALRGPFGIVEIEESPASSIVFVEGHTGDIYLEGSADLKRYQRMFDQLRSIALSPKNSMDFIAAVRDEIRPPEHH